The Rhodopseudomonas palustris genome window below encodes:
- a CDS encoding carboxylate-amine ligase produces the protein MFDPKILDKLRLNLSANQQHLVIRSAIGIDANAAYSFGIEEEYFLADAKTFEVAMQTPNILFEAASWSTGGQAMREMLQAQIEVATNVHVDPSDAREELRFLRNEVAAAAAPHGLVIMASATHPTASWRFSKPSPKPRYEEMIEDLRTIGHRNMLCGMHVHVQIPPPVERVAVMRAMIPYLPLFIALATSSPFWNAKETGLRGYRLAAYDELPRTGLPELFTTQAEYDAYVEALVRSGVMPDESYVWWALRPSLRHPTLELRAPDVCTRLEDAVLIASLYRALIKYLCEHPASAHKVGNVERAIAVENKWRAQRYGTDCIFASKDGPIEIREFLDQVIARVLPHAEDLGCAKEVEGCREILERGSSADAQLRAYRDSGGDLRAVTGWIARQTLGEDAAPSARGQAEQVQ, from the coding sequence ATGTTTGATCCGAAGATCCTCGACAAGCTCAGACTCAACCTGAGTGCCAATCAGCAGCACCTGGTGATCCGGTCTGCGATCGGCATCGATGCCAATGCTGCCTATTCGTTCGGCATCGAGGAAGAGTATTTTCTCGCCGACGCAAAGACCTTCGAAGTCGCCATGCAGACGCCCAACATCCTGTTCGAGGCTGCGAGCTGGTCGACCGGCGGTCAGGCGATGCGGGAGATGCTGCAGGCACAGATCGAAGTGGCGACCAATGTCCACGTCGATCCGAGCGACGCCCGCGAGGAGCTGCGCTTCCTGCGCAATGAGGTGGCGGCAGCGGCGGCGCCGCACGGATTGGTGATCATGGCCAGCGCCACCCACCCGACCGCGTCGTGGCGATTTTCCAAGCCGAGCCCGAAGCCACGCTATGAGGAAATGATCGAGGACCTGCGGACCATCGGCCACCGCAACATGCTCTGCGGCATGCACGTCCACGTCCAGATCCCACCGCCGGTCGAGCGCGTGGCGGTGATGCGGGCGATGATCCCATATCTGCCGCTGTTCATCGCGCTGGCGACGTCGTCCCCGTTCTGGAATGCCAAGGAGACCGGCCTGCGCGGTTATCGCCTCGCCGCGTACGACGAGTTGCCCCGCACCGGCCTGCCGGAGTTGTTCACCACTCAGGCCGAGTACGACGCCTATGTCGAGGCGCTGGTGCGATCGGGCGTGATGCCGGACGAAAGCTACGTCTGGTGGGCACTGCGGCCGTCGCTGCGTCACCCCACCCTCGAGCTTCGCGCACCGGACGTGTGTACGCGCCTGGAGGACGCGGTGCTGATCGCGTCGCTGTATCGTGCTCTGATCAAGTATCTCTGCGAGCATCCCGCCTCAGCCCACAAGGTCGGCAACGTCGAACGCGCGATCGCGGTCGAAAACAAATGGCGTGCTCAGCGCTACGGCACCGACTGCATCTTTGCGTCGAAGGACGGTCCGATCGAGATCCGCGAGTTTCTCGACCAGGTCATCGCTCGCGTGCTGCCGCATGCCGAAGACCTTGGCTGCGCCAAAGAGGTCGAAGGCTGCCGCGAGATCCTGGAGCGCGGCAGCTCGGCCGATGCCCAGCTCCGGGCCTATCGTGACAGCGGTGGTGATCTCCGCGCCGTCACGGGATGGATCGCGCGCCAGACCTTGGGCGAGGACGCCGCCCCGTCCGCACGCGGACAGGCCGAACAGGTCCAATAA
- a CDS encoding efflux RND transporter permease subunit, producing MNFSKFFIDRPIFAGVLSAVIFLAGLLSMPVLPISEYPEVAPPTIVVSAQYPGANPKVIAETVSTPIEEQINGVENMLYMSSQATTDGKMTLNVTFRLGTDPDKAQQLVQNRVSQAEPRLPAEVRALGITTIKSAPDLTMVVHLMSPNDRYDMTYLRNYAVLNVKDRLARIPGVGQVQLFGSGDYSMRVWLDPQKVAERGLSPADVVREIRAQNVQAAAGQVGSSPGEPGLDLQLSVNAQGRLQTEEEFGEIIVKNGDNGEVVRLRDVARIELGAADYALRSLLNNKSAVAVPIFQSPGSNAIQISDNVRATMKELKQNMPDGVSYDIVYDPTQFVRASIEAVIHTLLEAIALVVLVVILFLQTWRASIIPLIAVPVSVVGTFAVMHVFGFSINALTLFGLVLAIGIVVDDAIVVVENVERNIERGLGPKEAAYQAMREVTGPIIAIALVLVAVFVPLAFITGLTGQFYKQFALTVAISTVISAFNSLTLSPALAALLLKGHDAPKDALTKAMDKTLGWFFVRFNRFFTRSSEAYGGGVRRVVSRRAAGMGLYLLLVGATFYLFHAVPGGFVPGQDKQYLVGFAQLPDGATLDRTEEVIRRMGEIAQQEPGVENSIQFPGLSINGFTNSSNSGIVFIGLKDFAERKDKSLSGNAIALSLNKKFAGIQDAFIAMFPPPPVAGLGTIGGFKLQIEDRAGLGYEALNEATKAFVAKASAQKELAGLFTSYQINVPQLYADVDRTKARQLNVPVTSIFETMQIYLGSLYVNDFNKFGRTYSVRVQADAKFRARADDIGQLKVRSDSGEMIPLSTLLRVKESAGPERAMRYNGFLTADLSGGAAPGFSTGQAQAAIERVAKETLPKGTSYEWTELTYQEIIAGNSSLIVFPVALLLVFLVLAAQYESLTLPLSIIMIVPMGLLAAMFGVWISKGDNNVFTQIGLIVLVGLSAKNAILIVEFARELEFAGRKPIEAAIEASRLRLRPILMTSMAFIMGVVPLVTSTGAGSEMRHAMGVAVFAGMIGVTAFGIFFTPMFYVLLRALTGNRPLTQHGEGTVDHAAPLAPAAHDAEPRRQTAIGSHP from the coding sequence ATGAATTTCTCCAAGTTCTTCATCGATCGCCCGATCTTCGCCGGCGTGCTGTCGGCGGTGATCTTCCTCGCCGGCCTGTTGTCGATGCCGGTGCTGCCGATCTCTGAATATCCGGAAGTCGCGCCGCCGACGATCGTGGTGTCGGCGCAATATCCCGGCGCCAATCCGAAGGTGATCGCCGAGACCGTATCGACGCCGATCGAGGAGCAGATCAACGGCGTCGAGAACATGCTCTATATGAGCAGCCAGGCGACGACCGACGGCAAGATGACGCTCAACGTCACTTTCCGGCTCGGCACCGATCCCGACAAGGCGCAGCAGCTGGTGCAGAACCGCGTCTCGCAAGCCGAACCGCGGCTGCCGGCGGAAGTCCGCGCGCTCGGCATCACCACCATCAAGAGCGCGCCCGACCTCACCATGGTCGTGCACCTGATGTCGCCGAACGACCGCTACGACATGACGTATTTGCGCAACTACGCGGTGCTCAACGTCAAGGATCGTCTGGCGCGGATTCCCGGCGTCGGCCAAGTGCAGTTGTTCGGCTCCGGCGATTATTCGATGCGGGTCTGGCTCGACCCGCAAAAGGTCGCCGAGCGCGGTTTGTCGCCGGCCGACGTGGTGCGCGAGATCCGTGCGCAGAACGTCCAGGCCGCAGCCGGGCAGGTGGGCAGCTCGCCGGGCGAGCCGGGGCTCGACCTTCAGCTCTCCGTCAATGCACAGGGGCGGCTGCAGACCGAAGAGGAGTTCGGCGAGATCATCGTCAAGAACGGCGACAACGGCGAGGTGGTGCGGCTGCGCGATGTCGCGCGGATCGAGCTCGGCGCCGCCGACTACGCGCTGCGTTCACTGCTCAACAACAAGTCCGCGGTGGCGGTGCCGATCTTCCAGTCGCCGGGCTCGAACGCGATTCAGATCTCCGACAACGTCCGTGCGACGATGAAGGAGCTGAAGCAGAACATGCCGGACGGCGTCTCCTATGACATCGTCTATGACCCGACCCAGTTCGTCCGGGCCTCGATCGAAGCGGTGATCCACACGCTGCTCGAAGCGATCGCTTTGGTCGTGCTGGTGGTGATCCTGTTCCTGCAGACTTGGCGCGCGTCGATCATCCCGCTGATCGCGGTGCCGGTGTCCGTGGTCGGCACCTTCGCGGTGATGCACGTGTTCGGCTTTTCGATCAACGCGCTGACATTGTTTGGCCTGGTGCTGGCGATCGGCATCGTGGTCGACGACGCCATCGTCGTGGTCGAGAACGTCGAGCGCAATATCGAGCGGGGGCTTGGGCCGAAGGAGGCCGCTTATCAGGCGATGCGCGAGGTCACCGGGCCGATCATTGCGATCGCGCTGGTGCTGGTCGCGGTGTTCGTGCCGCTCGCCTTCATCACCGGCCTCACCGGGCAGTTCTATAAGCAGTTCGCCTTGACGGTGGCGATCTCGACGGTGATCTCCGCCTTCAATTCGCTGACGCTGTCGCCGGCGCTCGCCGCACTGCTGCTGAAGGGCCATGACGCACCGAAGGACGCGCTGACGAAGGCGATGGACAAGACCCTCGGCTGGTTCTTCGTTCGCTTCAATCGCTTCTTCACCCGCAGCTCGGAGGCCTATGGCGGCGGCGTTCGGCGCGTGGTGTCACGCCGTGCAGCGGGCATGGGCCTGTATTTGCTGCTGGTCGGCGCGACGTTCTATCTGTTCCACGCGGTGCCGGGCGGATTCGTGCCGGGGCAGGACAAGCAGTATCTGGTCGGCTTCGCGCAGCTCCCGGACGGGGCCACGCTGGACCGCACCGAGGAAGTGATCCGCCGGATGGGCGAGATCGCCCAGCAGGAGCCGGGGGTCGAGAACTCGATTCAATTTCCCGGCCTGTCGATCAACGGCTTCACCAACTCGTCGAACTCCGGCATCGTCTTCATCGGCCTGAAGGACTTCGCGGAGCGCAAGGACAAGTCGCTGAGCGGCAATGCGATCGCGCTGTCGCTGAACAAGAAGTTCGCCGGCATCCAGGATGCGTTCATCGCCATGTTTCCGCCGCCACCGGTGGCGGGGCTCGGCACCATCGGCGGATTCAAGCTGCAGATCGAGGATCGCGCGGGGCTCGGCTACGAGGCGCTCAACGAGGCGACCAAGGCGTTCGTCGCCAAGGCAAGCGCGCAGAAGGAACTGGCGGGGCTGTTCACCAGCTATCAGATCAACGTGCCGCAGCTTTATGCCGATGTCGATCGCACCAAGGCCCGGCAGCTCAACGTGCCGGTGACGTCGATCTTCGAGACGATGCAGATCTATCTCGGATCGCTCTACGTCAACGACTTCAACAAATTCGGCCGAACCTATTCGGTGCGGGTGCAGGCCGACGCCAAGTTCAGAGCGCGGGCGGACGATATCGGCCAGCTCAAGGTGCGTTCGGACTCCGGCGAGATGATCCCGCTGTCGACGCTGTTGCGGGTCAAGGAAAGCGCCGGGCCGGAGCGGGCGATGCGTTACAACGGCTTCCTCACCGCCGACCTCAGCGGCGGCGCTGCGCCGGGTTTCTCGACCGGGCAGGCGCAGGCCGCGATCGAGCGGGTTGCCAAGGAGACGCTGCCGAAGGGTACCTCGTATGAATGGACCGAGCTGACCTACCAGGAGATCATCGCCGGCAATTCATCGCTGATCGTGTTCCCGGTGGCGCTGCTGCTGGTGTTCCTGGTGCTGGCCGCGCAGTACGAAAGCCTGACCTTGCCGCTGTCGATCATCATGATCGTGCCGATGGGCCTGCTCGCCGCGATGTTCGGCGTCTGGATCAGCAAGGGCGACAACAACGTCTTCACTCAGATCGGGTTGATCGTGCTGGTCGGCCTGTCGGCCAAGAATGCCATCCTGATCGTCGAATTCGCGCGCGAACTCGAATTCGCCGGGCGCAAGCCGATCGAGGCGGCGATCGAAGCCAGCCGCTTGCGACTGCGGCCGATCCTGATGACCTCGATGGCGTTCATCATGGGCGTCGTGCCGCTGGTGACCTCGACCGGGGCCGGCTCCGAGATGCGGCACGCCATGGGTGTCGCGGTGTTTGCCGGCATGATCGGCGTCACGGCATTCGGCATCTTCTTCACGCCGATGTTCTACGTGCTGTTGCGCGCCCTGACCGGCAACCGGCCGCTGACGCAGCATGGCGAGGGGACGGTCGATCACGCCGCGCCATTGGCACCGGCAGCGCACGACGCCGAACCGCGTCGGCAAACGGCGATCGGGTCGCATCCCTGA
- a CDS encoding efflux RND transporter periplasmic adaptor subunit encodes MANKIGRNVALGAGIVAASVALAGGAVLMERTGAAQAETAAAAPAAVPVSVALVEAKATTPSEEFSGRLEAIERVEIRSRVAGAVQEIQFREGALVNKGDLLVRIDPSLYAAEVDRAQAQLSAARARVVFTKADVERSQQLSSASITQREVDNRLNAYREAEANLKSAEAALKTAELNLSYTEIRAPVSGRVGKVEITVGNLIAAGPSSPLLTTLVSVNPIYASFNADEQVVTRALKTLADERTPGAIERIPVEMTTIAGGAPVKGKMQFIDNQVDPRSGTVRVRAMFDNADGRLMPGQFARLSMGQPKPEPALLVSERAVGTDQNKKFVMVVDGQNHAEYREVTLGASVDGLRVVASGLKAGERIVVNGLQRVRPGVTIKPETVAMDAAANKTVAQN; translated from the coding sequence ATGGCGAATAAGATTGGTCGAAATGTCGCGCTGGGTGCCGGGATTGTGGCGGCTTCGGTAGCTCTCGCCGGCGGCGCGGTGCTGATGGAGCGCACCGGAGCCGCGCAGGCGGAAACGGCAGCGGCGGCGCCGGCCGCTGTGCCGGTATCGGTGGCACTGGTCGAGGCCAAGGCCACGACCCCCTCCGAGGAGTTCTCGGGCCGGCTCGAGGCGATCGAGCGCGTGGAGATCCGCTCGCGGGTCGCCGGCGCCGTCCAGGAGATCCAGTTCCGGGAAGGCGCCCTGGTAAACAAGGGCGACTTGCTGGTCCGGATCGACCCGTCGCTCTACGCCGCCGAGGTCGATCGCGCCCAGGCGCAATTGTCGGCGGCCCGCGCGCGCGTCGTCTTCACCAAGGCCGATGTCGAGCGCAGCCAGCAGCTCTCCAGCGCCAGCATCACCCAGCGCGAGGTCGACAACCGCCTCAACGCCTATCGCGAGGCGGAGGCAAACCTCAAATCCGCCGAGGCGGCGCTGAAGACCGCCGAGCTGAACCTCAGCTACACCGAAATCCGCGCCCCGGTCTCCGGTCGGGTCGGCAAGGTGGAGATCACGGTCGGCAATCTGATCGCCGCCGGTCCGAGCTCGCCGCTATTGACGACGCTGGTCTCGGTCAATCCGATCTATGCCAGCTTCAATGCCGACGAGCAGGTTGTGACCCGCGCGTTGAAGACGCTCGCTGATGAAAGAACGCCGGGCGCCATCGAACGCATCCCGGTCGAGATGACGACGATTGCGGGTGGGGCACCGGTGAAAGGCAAGATGCAGTTCATCGACAATCAGGTCGATCCGCGCTCCGGCACGGTGCGGGTGCGCGCCATGTTCGACAATGCCGATGGCCGGCTGATGCCGGGCCAGTTCGCGCGGCTGTCGATGGGGCAGCCGAAGCCCGAGCCGGCGCTGTTGGTCAGCGAGCGCGCAGTCGGCACCGACCAGAACAAGAAGTTCGTCATGGTGGTCGATGGCCAGAACCACGCCGAATATCGCGAAGTGACGCTTGGGGCCTCGGTCGATGGCCTGCGCGTGGTGGCGTCCGGGCTGAAGGCCGGCGAGCGCATCGTCGTCAACGGCCTGCAGCGGGTCCGTCCCGGCGTCACCATCAAGCCTGAGACGGTGGCGATGGATGCCGCCGCGAACAAGACGGTGGCTCAGAACTAA
- a CDS encoding TetR/AcrR family transcriptional regulator, whose product MALGRPREFDVDAALDLALHVFWRKGYEGTSMADLTEAMGITKPSLYAAFGNKEDLFRKALDRYVDGPGGYYKAGLQKPTAREVVEHILHGAVDAMTDPSNPGCLAVQGALCCGEAAETIKQELTARRAKGEQDLQDRLARAIADGDLPATADAGDLARYVAAILQGMAVQAASGASSDQLRKLADMALRNWPPV is encoded by the coding sequence ATGGCCCTGGGACGCCCCCGCGAATTCGACGTCGATGCGGCGCTCGACCTCGCTTTGCATGTGTTCTGGCGCAAGGGGTACGAAGGCACCTCGATGGCCGACCTCACCGAGGCGATGGGGATCACCAAGCCGAGCCTGTATGCGGCCTTCGGCAACAAAGAAGACCTGTTCCGGAAGGCCCTCGACCGCTACGTCGACGGCCCTGGCGGCTACTATAAGGCCGGCCTGCAGAAGCCGACCGCGCGCGAAGTGGTCGAACACATCCTGCACGGCGCGGTCGACGCCATGACTGATCCCAGCAACCCCGGCTGTCTGGCGGTGCAAGGCGCGCTGTGCTGCGGCGAAGCGGCGGAGACGATTAAGCAGGAACTGACCGCCCGGCGCGCCAAGGGCGAGCAGGACCTGCAGGACCGCCTCGCCCGCGCGATCGCCGATGGCGATCTGCCAGCCACCGCCGATGCCGGCGATTTGGCGCGCTACGTTGCGGCGATCCTGCAGGGTATGGCGGTGCAGGCGGCGAGCGGCGCCTCCTCCGATCAGTTGCGCAAGCTCGCCGACATGGCACTCCGCAACTGGCCGCCCGTGTAA
- a CDS encoding GGDEF domain-containing protein — protein MRFPVLSRFLHPDPRIRRELVELLYTSLPQVAAIGVTSVTGALALTVISGDPGYAVITLCIFIMATARVVSLLRYKTRAAQFTDADVVRWERLYGAGATLFSLALGALSFRALQLGDGPGAWVSFGLSMSYCVGMVSRAAIRPWIILTASAALLTPIMIAGMMRPEIAYKIGAGMLVLFWLTLREASKHLSAAFTERLEAKHRLARQATHDFLTDLPNRAGFLQALSGMAGHFAVVAIDLDGFKPINDRHGHHTGDDLLRQVAERLTACVGAEGVAARFGGDEFMLLKSVESAEKGRDEALALARKAVFDLSMPYLLGELPVCIGASAGIAVSHATLAGITTAQLLERVDRALYVAKRAGGGCAWADGEVEQSCCPRSAPFSMDPAAA, from the coding sequence ATGCGCTTTCCGGTGTTGTCCCGTTTCCTGCATCCCGACCCGCGGATTCGCCGCGAGTTGGTCGAATTGCTCTACACCTCGCTGCCACAAGTGGCCGCGATCGGTGTTACGTCCGTCACCGGAGCCTTGGCACTGACGGTGATCAGCGGCGATCCCGGCTACGCGGTGATCACGCTGTGCATCTTCATCATGGCCACCGCCCGCGTGGTTTCACTCCTGCGCTACAAGACGCGCGCCGCGCAGTTCACCGATGCCGACGTGGTGCGCTGGGAGCGTTTGTACGGCGCCGGCGCCACCCTGTTCAGCCTCGCGCTCGGCGCGCTGTCGTTCCGTGCACTGCAACTCGGCGACGGGCCAGGTGCCTGGGTGTCGTTCGGACTGTCGATGTCGTACTGCGTCGGCATGGTATCGCGCGCCGCGATCCGGCCGTGGATCATTCTCACCGCCTCGGCCGCTCTGCTGACGCCGATCATGATCGCCGGAATGATGCGGCCTGAGATTGCCTATAAGATCGGCGCCGGCATGCTGGTGCTGTTCTGGCTGACCCTGCGCGAAGCTTCGAAGCATCTCAGCGCCGCGTTCACCGAGCGCCTCGAGGCCAAGCACCGCCTGGCGCGCCAGGCGACGCACGATTTCCTCACCGACCTGCCGAACCGCGCCGGCTTCCTGCAGGCGCTGTCGGGGATGGCAGGACACTTCGCCGTGGTGGCGATCGATCTCGACGGCTTCAAGCCGATCAATGATCGCCATGGTCATCACACCGGTGACGATCTACTCCGCCAGGTCGCCGAGCGGCTGACCGCTTGCGTCGGCGCCGAGGGCGTCGCCGCACGGTTCGGCGGCGACGAGTTCATGCTGCTGAAGTCGGTCGAGAGCGCCGAAAAGGGCCGCGACGAAGCTCTGGCCTTGGCCCGCAAGGCGGTGTTCGACCTGTCGATGCCGTATCTGCTGGGGGAGCTGCCGGTGTGCATCGGTGCCAGCGCCGGCATCGCCGTCAGTCATGCGACGCTGGCTGGAATCACCACGGCGCAATTGCTCGAACGTGTCGACCGCGCGCTGTATGTGGCGAAGCGCGCCGGCGGCGGTTGCGCCTGGGCGGATGGTGAAGTCGAGCAATCCTGCTGCCCGCGCAGCGCGCCGTTTTCGATGGACCCGGCGGCCGCCTGA
- a CDS encoding aldo/keto reductase, with the protein MKQRILGSSGINVGEIGLGCMGMSPEFYGSSDDASSLRTLEHAYERGVTLYDTADMYGRGHNEQLLSSFLRAHPDVRIASKFGIVRQDNVLERTIDNSPAYIVQACDASLKRLGVEIIDLYYVHRIDTNRPIEETIGTMARLVEAGKVRALGISECSAATLRRAHAVHPIAAVQSEYSLWTRDPEAEVLPTCNELGIAFVAYSPLGRGMLTGTINDASSFEVNDYRRRSPRFVGDNLDANLKLVEKVRQLAAAKRCTPAQLAIAWLLHQSDRIIPIPGTRRIATLDENLGASEVSLSADDLATIRDALPAGAAVGARYPDSALAGLNG; encoded by the coding sequence ATGAAGCAGCGAATTCTCGGCAGCAGCGGAATCAACGTCGGTGAGATCGGACTCGGCTGCATGGGGATGTCGCCGGAATTTTACGGCTCCTCTGATGATGCCTCATCGCTGCGCACGCTAGAGCATGCCTACGAACGCGGCGTCACGCTGTACGACACGGCCGACATGTACGGCCGCGGTCACAATGAGCAACTGCTCTCATCGTTTCTGCGCGCGCACCCGGACGTGCGCATCGCCAGCAAATTCGGCATCGTCCGCCAGGACAACGTGCTTGAGCGCACGATCGATAACTCGCCGGCCTACATCGTCCAGGCTTGCGACGCCTCGTTGAAGAGGCTTGGCGTCGAGATCATCGATCTGTACTACGTGCATCGCATCGACACCAACCGGCCGATCGAGGAAACCATCGGCACGATGGCGCGGCTGGTCGAGGCCGGCAAAGTCCGCGCCCTCGGCATTTCGGAGTGTTCGGCGGCAACGCTGCGCCGGGCGCACGCGGTGCATCCGATCGCCGCGGTGCAGAGCGAGTACAGCCTGTGGACCCGCGATCCGGAAGCCGAAGTGCTGCCGACGTGCAACGAGCTCGGCATTGCCTTCGTGGCTTACTCCCCGCTTGGCCGCGGCATGCTGACGGGTACGATCAACGACGCCAGTAGCTTCGAAGTGAACGATTACCGCCGCCGTTCGCCGCGGTTCGTCGGCGACAATCTCGATGCCAATCTGAAGCTCGTGGAGAAGGTCCGGCAGCTCGCGGCCGCTAAACGCTGCACGCCGGCGCAGCTTGCGATCGCCTGGCTGCTGCACCAGAGCGATCGGATCATTCCGATCCCCGGTACGCGGCGGATCGCGACGCTGGATGAAAACCTCGGTGCGTCCGAGGTGTCGCTGAGCGCGGATGACCTTGCGACCATCCGCGACGCGCTGCCGGCCGGCGCCGCCGTCGGCGCGCGCTACCCCGACAGTGCGCTGGCCGGCCTCAACGGCTGA
- a CDS encoding CPBP family intramembrane glutamic endopeptidase, which yields MGLMTFLRQVPTQTAAAPHPAVRFAPLAGLTLLLAAPGLAIQFGLLPFEYRMGALIVVSALCIGLCLWAGFSFTELGFGRPHQWRHWLGALAVTSLISAVMLLQTRLFSFDAQPLAWLSFAPFYVLVSSPCQEVVCRSIPKLITDRMEHGGWAYVLYSAALFSLIHLCYGDPALLLNTFLLGVVWGFVYWRTLNIWPLIASHAAVGTLAFALGLA from the coding sequence ATGGGTCTCATGACGTTTTTGCGACAGGTTCCCACCCAGACCGCGGCGGCCCCGCATCCGGCTGTCCGCTTCGCCCCACTGGCCGGGCTGACGCTGCTGCTGGCAGCGCCGGGCCTCGCCATCCAATTCGGGCTGCTGCCGTTCGAGTACCGGATGGGCGCCCTGATCGTGGTATCGGCCCTGTGCATTGGGCTGTGCCTGTGGGCGGGCTTCTCTTTCACCGAACTCGGCTTCGGGCGTCCGCACCAATGGCGGCATTGGCTTGGCGCACTAGCGGTCACCAGCCTTATCTCGGCGGTGATGCTGCTTCAGACCCGGTTGTTCAGTTTCGACGCGCAGCCACTGGCCTGGCTCAGCTTCGCACCGTTCTACGTGCTGGTATCAAGTCCGTGCCAGGAAGTGGTGTGCCGCTCGATTCCGAAGCTGATCACAGACCGGATGGAGCACGGCGGCTGGGCCTATGTGCTGTATTCGGCGGCGCTGTTCTCGCTGATCCACCTCTGCTACGGCGATCCGGCGCTACTACTCAACACCTTCCTGCTCGGCGTGGTGTGGGGATTTGTGTACTGGCGTACGCTCAACATCTGGCCGCTGATCGCCTCGCACGCCGCCGTCGGCACCCTCGCCTTTGCGCTCGGGCTTGCCTGA